Part of the Ruegeria sp. AD91A genome, GAATAGTCGGCAAAGGTCTTGATCCCTTCGACGACCCGTTCGCTTTGCTGGCGCGAGATGCGATAGCCGCGAAACCTGTGGTGCCCCAGAAACAGGTACATCGGCACCGCAAAGAATGGCGCCGATACCAAAAAGACCACCCAGCCAACGGCTCCTTGTGGGGTGCGCGCGGTTTGTGCAGCGCGCACCGAAAACACAAATGCAGTTGCATATAGCGAAAAAACAAAGATGGATACAAGCAATGTCCACATGGGCGGTAAGTCTTTCGGGCCGTTCAGTTTCCTCCAGTGTAGACCCGCGACCAATCTTTCGCCATATCGACGATGACCCAGCCTTTGTCCGGCCCCTGATCCAGACCGTCAACCAACCGCCCAATCGGGCTTTCCCGATCATAGGCCCATTCCCGCTCGGCATCCGTATGGTGGATCAGAACCGCCAGCCGTGGCCCGTCGCCCGAGGTTGTCCAGTCCAGCATGGCGAAATCTCCATCTGAATTTCCTCCGGCCAGAATGGGGCGTTTGCCGATTGTGCGTTCGATGTTGATGGGTTTGCCTTCCTTGTCGTCGATGAAGGCAATCCCGGGGGCCTTGACGACAGTCGGGACGCCGTCGACATCTTCGAAGGTCGAATTTCCATAGGTGCCCAGAATCTGTTCCGGCGGGATGCCATAGGCCTGTTCCGCAAAGACCCGCATGAAGTGAATGCCGCCGCCCGAGACAATATAGGTCTTGAACCCTTCGTCCCGCAGATAGCGCAACAGCTCGACCATGGGCTGATAGGTCATCTGGTCATAAGGCAATCCGGTGTCCGGGTGACTGGCTTCGGCCAGCCATTGCGCGACTGCTGCCTGAAACGCCTCGACAGTGGTTCCGGAATGCGATGCGTTGACGACTTCGATCAAAGCATCGTGACCGCCTTGAAGAACGGTCGCAAGATCACCTTCGGCAGCGGCTTTCAAAGCAGGTGTGGACAGGATCGAAGGATCCTGTTCCGCCAGCTCAGAAAGCCTGTCCATGGCGAAAATGAACTGGAAATACACCGGCTGTTCAGCCCAGAGTGTTCCGTCATTGTCGAATACTGCGATCCGGGCTGCCGGGGTTACATAGCTTGCGTTTTCAGGGTCCGTCACCGCCTCGACAAATTCAACGATACGGTCCCGCGTTTCCGAGACCGCCCATGAGGGCAGCGGATCTGCGGATGCCGTGACGCTTGCAAATCCATTCAGTACGACTGCAACAGCCAATGCTAGGGGCGCTCTTGTCATGGCTTGTTTCCTTCGACGCATGTTTTGGTAAAAATACCGTTGTCAAAACAAGAAACCCGCAGCGCCGTTCAGGTGCTGCGGGTTCAGGTGTCGCGAATTTACTTGGAGCCGACCTGACTGAAGATCTTGTCCTTGGCGTCGCCAATCGTAAAGCTGCCCGGCTTCTGACGCGGAGGGAACTCTTCGAATGTTTCCAGGAACTTGCCCACATATTCTGCCGCAGGCAGCAGCAAATAAACACGGTCTATATACCAATCCCAATAGGTGTTGGAAGTGATATTGGCCCGCTCGTACGGATCGCGGCGAAGGTTGAAGAGCAACGGAATACGCAGTTCGGTCCAGGGCTCAGCCCAGGCTTGCAAAGTCTGCGGATAGCGGTGCTCAAGAAACACTGCTTTCCAGTCATCATACCGCAACGCAGTCAGGTCACCATCGTCAGAGAAGTAGAAAATCTCGTGACGCGGGCCTTCATCTGTTTCACCGGTCAAGTAAGGCAGGAAGTTGTATCCATCCAAATGCACTTTGTAGTCTCGTCCGCCGCCAACTTCGGCTACGGTGATCCCTTCAAGCAGCTGTTCCTTGATGTCTGGATTTCCCGCAACCGCCAAATAGGTCGGCAACCAGTCCATGTGATGCATGATCTCGTTGCTGACCGAGCCGGCGTCGATTTTGCCGGGCCAGCGTACCATTGACGGAACACGCCAACCGCCTTCGTAGTTGGTGTTCTTTTCACCACGGAACGGTGTCATTGCCGCATCCGGCCAAGTGTTCATGTGCGGGCCGTTGTCGGTGGAATAATGTACGATCGTGTTATCCGCGATCCCAAGTTCATCCAGCAGGGCAAGGAACTGGCCGATATGCATGTCATGCTCGATCATACCTGCTTGGTATTCATCCATATGCTTGCCGGCGATTTCGTCGGCTTTCGTGCGCATTTCGTCTTTGACATGAGTACGGAAGTGCATTCTGGTGCCCGACCACCAAACAAACCACGGAACACCTTCTTCCGTTTTGCGCGTAATGAAGTCGAGCGCGGCCGCAACCGTTTCGTCATCCACCGTTTCCATGCGCTTTTTGGTCAACGGGCCGGTGTCTTCGATCATCCCGTCAGCACTGGATTTTATGACCCCGCGCGGACCGAACCGTTCGCGGAATTCCGGGTTTTGGGGGTAGTCTTCGTTTTCAGGCTCTTCCTCGGCGTTCAGGTGGTAGAGATTTCCGAAAAATTCATCAAACCCATGATTGGTCGGCAACATCTCGTCCCGATCGCCCAAGTGGTTCTTACCAAACTGACCGGTTGCATAGCCTTGAGCTTTTAGTAGGCCGGCAATCGTTGGATCTTCAACCTGCATGCCCTCTTTTGCGCCTGGCAAACCAACTTTGGACAATCCGGTACGGAACACAGACTGGCCCATGATGAA contains:
- a CDS encoding HAD family phosphatase, with the protein product MTRAPLALAVAVVLNGFASVTASADPLPSWAVSETRDRIVEFVEAVTDPENASYVTPAARIAVFDNDGTLWAEQPVYFQFIFAMDRLSELAEQDPSILSTPALKAAAEGDLATVLQGGHDALIEVVNASHSGTTVEAFQAAVAQWLAEASHPDTGLPYDQMTYQPMVELLRYLRDEGFKTYIVSGGGIHFMRVFAEQAYGIPPEQILGTYGNSTFEDVDGVPTVVKAPGIAFIDDKEGKPINIERTIGKRPILAGGNSDGDFAMLDWTTSGDGPRLAVLIHHTDAEREWAYDRESPIGRLVDGLDQGPDKGWVIVDMAKDWSRVYTGGN
- a CDS encoding arylsulfatase; translated protein: MSSPRMIADNWRRTLRRFAVATVTVALAVPAWAQDQKPNILVIWGDDIGQSNISAYTMGLMGYQTPNIDRVAKEGMIFTDYYGEQSCTAGRSSFIMGQSVFRTGLSKVGLPGAKEGMQVEDPTIAGLLKAQGYATGQFGKNHLGDRDEMLPTNHGFDEFFGNLYHLNAEEEPENEDYPQNPEFRERFGPRGVIKSSADGMIEDTGPLTKKRMETVDDETVAAALDFITRKTEEGVPWFVWWSGTRMHFRTHVKDEMRTKADEIAGKHMDEYQAGMIEHDMHIGQFLALLDELGIADNTIVHYSTDNGPHMNTWPDAAMTPFRGEKNTNYEGGWRVPSMVRWPGKIDAGSVSNEIMHHMDWLPTYLAVAGNPDIKEQLLEGITVAEVGGGRDYKVHLDGYNFLPYLTGETDEGPRHEIFYFSDDGDLTALRYDDWKAVFLEHRYPQTLQAWAEPWTELRIPLLFNLRRDPYERANITSNTYWDWYIDRVYLLLPAAEYVGKFLETFEEFPPRQKPGSFTIGDAKDKIFSQVGSK